Proteins encoded by one window of Chryseobacterium aquaeductus:
- a CDS encoding phytoene desaturase family protein, translated as MNKNYDIIVIGSGLGGLVSALILAKEGLKVCVLEKNNQYGGNLQTFSRDKLIFDTGVHYLGGLSKGQNLHHFFSYLEIIDDLELQKMDEDGYDKITFGDDEIEYPHAQGYENFVEQLSKYFPDEKENLENYCEEIQRVCNYFPRYNVVGQNNYNEEILHLNTKRFIESITSDQKLQAVLLGSNFLYAGDSENIPFYVHALTVNSYIQSAYKCVKGGSQISKLLIRKLREYGAEVHKHSEVSEMVFNENNVLVSVKTVQGKEYFAKQFISNIEIRSAIKLIGEKHLKKSFLNRIDSWKPVSSCFSMYLVLKPNSLLNFNHNIYYFSSEEMVWNAFKYKKENWPETYMLSSTQSKNQPEFAESLTAISYMNFDEVQEWEQSINTIAEVQDRGRKYEEFKSEKAAKMIRALEEKIPDLRRFIKNIYTSSPLSYRDYIGSFEGNMYGYMKNSENPLKTMVSPRTKIDNLYLTGQSVNMHGILGCTIGAFNTCAEILGKELIDERLTKVLNQTNEN; from the coding sequence TTGAATAAAAATTACGACATAATTGTCATCGGCAGCGGTCTCGGAGGTCTTGTTTCGGCACTAATTTTAGCGAAAGAAGGCTTGAAAGTCTGTGTTCTAGAAAAAAATAATCAGTATGGCGGAAACTTACAAACGTTTTCAAGAGATAAATTGATTTTCGACACCGGAGTTCATTATCTTGGCGGACTTTCAAAAGGTCAAAATCTTCATCATTTTTTTTCTTATCTGGAAATTATTGATGATCTCGAACTCCAGAAAATGGATGAAGACGGATATGATAAAATCACTTTCGGAGATGATGAAATTGAATATCCTCACGCTCAAGGTTACGAAAATTTTGTAGAACAGTTATCAAAATATTTTCCGGATGAAAAGGAAAATCTTGAAAATTATTGTGAAGAAATTCAACGGGTTTGTAATTATTTTCCCAGATATAATGTTGTTGGACAAAACAATTATAACGAAGAGATTCTTCATTTAAATACCAAAAGATTTATTGAATCGATCACTTCAGATCAAAAATTGCAGGCCGTTTTATTGGGATCAAATTTCCTTTATGCAGGAGATTCTGAGAATATTCCTTTTTATGTTCATGCTTTGACGGTAAACTCATACATTCAAAGTGCTTACAAATGTGTAAAAGGTGGAAGTCAGATTTCTAAATTGTTAATCAGAAAATTAAGAGAATATGGAGCAGAAGTTCATAAACATTCCGAAGTTTCTGAAATGGTTTTTAATGAAAATAACGTTTTAGTTTCAGTAAAAACTGTTCAAGGCAAAGAATATTTTGCTAAACAATTCATTTCTAATATTGAGATTCGTTCTGCCATAAAACTGATTGGCGAAAAACATCTTAAAAAATCTTTTCTGAACCGGATTGATAGCTGGAAACCGGTTTCTTCATGTTTCAGTATGTATTTGGTTTTAAAACCCAATTCACTTCTAAATTTCAATCACAATATTTATTATTTTTCATCTGAAGAAATGGTCTGGAATGCTTTTAAATATAAAAAAGAAAACTGGCCGGAAACATATATGCTTTCATCAACTCAGTCAAAAAATCAACCTGAATTTGCAGAAAGTTTGACCGCCATATCTTACATGAATTTTGATGAAGTGCAAGAATGGGAACAATCAATAAACACAATTGCTGAAGTACAGGATAGAGGACGAAAGTACGAAGAATTCAAGAGTGAAAAAGCAGCAAAAATGATCAGAGCTTTGGAAGAGAAAATTCCTGATTTACGTAGATTTATAAAAAATATTTACACGTCGTCACCGCTTTCGTATAGAGATTACATAGGAAGTTTTGAAGGAAATATGTATGGTTACATGAAAAATTCAGAAAATCCTTTAAAAACGATGGTTTCACCACGCACAAAGATTGATAATTTGTATCTTACAGGTCAGTCTGTCAATATGCACGGTATTTTGGGTTGCACTATTGGTGCTTTCAATACTTGCGCAGAAATTTTGGGGAAAGAACTGATTGATGAACGTTTGACAAAAGTTTTAAATCAAACAAATGAAAATTAG
- a CDS encoding HAL/PAL/TAL family ammonia-lyase translates to MKINNFLELRDFQKIIIENETIELDEVLLNRVNASFQFLKEFSKNKVIYGVNTGFGPMAQFKISDEDTHQLQYNLIRSHSSGIGNPLPADEVKACMLARLNTLSLGNSGVHESVVFLLKELINRNVTPLIFEHGGVGASGDLVQLAHLALVLIGEGEVFYKGERKSTKEVFEIEGLEPIKVEIREGLALMNGTSVMSGIGIVNAYKANQLTSISIKLSCAINEIVQAYDDHLSEALNGTKLHAGQQKIAAKMREYLSDSKLIRKRADHLYTHFEEQEKVFKEKVQEYYSLRCVPQILGPVLDTLEYTEKVLENEINSANDNPIIDVEGQHVYHGGNFHGDYISLEMDKLKIVVTKLTMLAERQLNYLLNSKINEILPPFVNLGKLGFNFGMQGVQFTATSTTAESQMLSNSMYVHSIPNNNDNQDIVSMGTNAAVICRKVIENAFEVLAIEAITIIQAIEYLDFKDKVSSSTRELYDEIRKIIPAFSNDMIMYPYLEEVKKYLKTM, encoded by the coding sequence ATGAAAATAAATAACTTTTTAGAACTGAGGGATTTTCAGAAGATCATTATAGAAAATGAAACCATAGAACTCGATGAGGTACTTCTCAACCGTGTGAATGCAAGTTTTCAGTTTCTGAAGGAATTTTCAAAAAATAAAGTAATTTATGGAGTCAATACAGGTTTCGGACCGATGGCTCAATTCAAAATCAGTGATGAAGATACGCATCAGCTTCAATATAATTTAATAAGAAGTCATTCTTCAGGTATCGGAAATCCACTTCCTGCAGATGAAGTAAAAGCTTGTATGTTGGCAAGATTAAATACTTTGTCGTTAGGAAATTCCGGAGTTCATGAGTCTGTTGTTTTTTTACTTAAAGAATTAATAAACAGAAATGTTACACCATTGATTTTCGAGCACGGTGGAGTAGGCGCAAGTGGAGATTTGGTGCAATTGGCACACTTGGCTTTGGTACTAATTGGTGAAGGTGAAGTTTTTTATAAAGGTGAAAGAAAATCAACCAAAGAAGTTTTCGAGATTGAAGGTTTAGAACCCATTAAAGTAGAGATTCGTGAAGGTCTTGCTTTGATGAACGGAACTTCTGTCATGTCGGGAATTGGTATTGTTAATGCGTACAAAGCCAATCAATTAACTAGTATTTCAATTAAATTATCTTGTGCGATTAATGAAATCGTGCAGGCATATGACGATCATTTATCAGAAGCTCTGAATGGAACAAAACTTCACGCAGGTCAGCAAAAAATTGCAGCCAAAATGCGCGAATATTTATCTGACAGCAAATTGATCAGAAAAAGAGCGGATCATTTGTACACTCATTTCGAAGAACAGGAAAAGGTTTTCAAAGAAAAAGTTCAGGAATATTATTCTTTAAGATGTGTTCCACAGATTTTGGGACCAGTTTTAGATACTTTAGAATATACCGAAAAAGTTCTAGAAAATGAGATCAATTCAGCAAACGATAATCCAATAATAGATGTTGAAGGTCAGCATGTTTACCACGGTGGGAATTTCCATGGTGATTATATTTCTTTAGAAATGGACAAGCTGAAAATCGTTGTGACAAAGTTGACAATGTTGGCAGAAAGACAGTTAAACTATCTTTTAAATTCAAAAATCAATGAAATTTTGCCTCCTTTTGTCAATTTAGGTAAATTAGGTTTTAACTTTGGGATGCAGGGAGTACAGTTTACGGCGACTTCTACAACTGCTGAAAGTCAGATGTTGTCTAACTCGATGTATGTTCACAGTATACCTAATAACAATGATAATCAGGATATTGTAAGCATGGGAACGAATGCTGCGGTGATTTGCAGAAAGGTAATCGAAAATGCTTTTGAAGTATTGGCTATAGAAGCTATCACGATCATTCAGGCAATTGAATATCTTGATTTTAAAGATAAAGTTTCATCATCAACAAGAGAATTGTACGATGAAATTAGAAAAATCATTCCGGCTTTTTCAAATGATATGATCATGTATCCATATTTAGAAGAAGTGAAGAAATATTTAAAGACAATGTAA
- the fabG gene encoding 3-oxoacyl-ACP reductase FabG, producing the protein MKCAIITGGSRGIGRAICIKLAEEKNYHILINYTSNEAAAKETLAKVEELGSTGEILKFDVGNAEETLKILNEWQENNPKSIVEVIVNNAGITRDGLFMWMPSEDWNAVINTSLNGFYNVTNFFIQKLLRNKYGRIINMVSVSGVKGTAGQTNYSAAKGALVGATKALAQEVAKRNITVNAVAPGFIKTDMTQDFNEDELKAMIPVNRFGEAEEVADLVAFLASRKSSYITGEVININGGIYS; encoded by the coding sequence ATGAAATGTGCTATCATAACGGGCGGATCCAGAGGTATTGGAAGAGCGATCTGTATCAAACTTGCTGAGGAGAAAAATTATCATATTCTTATCAACTATACTTCAAACGAAGCTGCGGCAAAAGAAACTTTGGCTAAAGTGGAAGAACTGGGTTCTACTGGTGAAATCCTTAAATTTGATGTAGGAAATGCTGAAGAAACTTTAAAAATTCTAAATGAATGGCAGGAAAATAATCCTAAATCAATTGTTGAGGTGATTGTAAACAATGCCGGAATCACAAGAGACGGATTATTCATGTGGATGCCCAGTGAAGACTGGAACGCTGTGATTAACACTAGTTTAAATGGTTTTTATAATGTGACCAATTTCTTCATTCAGAAATTATTGAGAAACAAATACGGAAGAATCATTAATATGGTTTCTGTTTCCGGAGTAAAAGGAACTGCCGGACAAACTAATTATTCTGCAGCAAAAGGCGCTTTGGTTGGAGCTACAAAAGCTTTGGCTCAGGAAGTTGCCAAAAGAAATATCACGGTAAATGCAGTTGCACCAGGTTTCATTAAAACAGATATGACACAGGATTTTAATGAAGATGAACTGAAAGCAATGATTCCTGTCAACAGATTTGGTGAAGCTGAAGAAGTTGCAGATTTGGTTGCATTTTTAGCTTCGAGAAAATCTTCTTACATTACAGGTGAAGTCATTAATATTAACGGAGGAATTTATTCGTAA
- a CDS encoding acyl carrier protein produces the protein MEREKIVAIVNDFLISEFEVDGDEINNEANFKKTLGLDSLDYIDLVVVIESNFGVKLGEADFKNIITFEDFYSTIENKITEKNA, from the coding sequence ATGGAAAGGGAAAAAATTGTTGCGATCGTTAATGATTTTTTGATCAGCGAGTTTGAAGTTGATGGCGATGAAATCAACAACGAAGCAAATTTTAAAAAAACTTTAGGTTTAGACAGTTTAGATTATATAGATTTGGTGGTGGTCATCGAATCAAATTTTGGTGTAAAGTTGGGTGAAGCAGACTTTAAAAATATTATCACTTTTGAAGATTTCTACTCAACGATCGAAAATAAAATCACTGAGAAAAACGCATAA
- a CDS encoding C45 family autoproteolytic acyltransferase/hydolase: MKIRIFIYFFLIVSLISCGVSKSVKHIPDVKQYSLEIPKVNKINDSTFRFNQNYLTKNKQQIWELYIKGNPLQLGYNNGALTQDLMQKQEEIFFSKVEGFVPSKFKQNLLRGFLKWYNRKMYLNIREDFQAELYGLSQYSSDKYDFIAPKFRRAMYLHGAHDIGHAMQDLMVVGCTSLAVWNENTEDGDLLIGRNFDFYVGDEFAKNKLVEFIQPESGIPYLSVSWPGMIGVVSGMNKEGIAVTINAGKSKIPLTAKTPISLVTREILQYAKSIDEAIAIAKKRKVFVSESILVGSANDKKAVIIEVSPKSFGVYEVENSNKLFCTNHFQSEAFKDDKRNQKHIKESHSEYRYEKLQELLQENKKLNPEKMAFILRDKSGLKDKSIGYGNEKAINQLLAHHAVIFSPEKRLVWVSSSPYQFGEFVCYDLNEIFSDERLKNGEFAKSELNIAKDPFADSQEFENYEVFKIIDSEISDAIKNDNILLTEDAIPEYQSLNPDFWWTYYQAGRYYFKFKEYSKAKIEFEKALTKEITTVPDRENVEKYLKKTNKKLK; this comes from the coding sequence ATGAAAATTAGAATTTTTATTTACTTCTTCTTAATTGTAAGTCTCATTTCGTGTGGGGTTTCAAAGTCTGTGAAACATATTCCTGATGTAAAACAATATTCATTGGAGATTCCGAAAGTCAACAAAATCAATGATTCGACTTTTAGGTTTAATCAAAATTATTTAACCAAGAACAAGCAACAGATTTGGGAATTGTATATTAAAGGAAATCCGCTTCAGCTAGGCTATAATAATGGTGCTTTAACTCAAGATTTGATGCAGAAACAGGAAGAAATTTTCTTCTCGAAAGTGGAAGGTTTTGTTCCCTCAAAGTTTAAGCAAAATCTTTTAAGAGGCTTTCTGAAATGGTACAACCGAAAAATGTATCTGAATATTCGGGAAGATTTTCAAGCTGAATTGTACGGATTATCTCAATATTCATCGGATAAATATGATTTTATTGCTCCAAAGTTCAGAAGAGCGATGTATCTGCATGGAGCGCACGATATTGGTCATGCAATGCAGGACTTGATGGTTGTTGGCTGTACTTCTCTCGCTGTCTGGAACGAAAATACAGAAGACGGCGATCTGCTGATCGGAAGAAACTTCGATTTCTATGTTGGAGATGAGTTCGCGAAGAATAAATTAGTTGAATTTATACAGCCGGAAAGCGGAATTCCATATTTGTCAGTAAGTTGGCCAGGAATGATTGGTGTAGTTTCAGGGATGAACAAAGAAGGAATTGCAGTAACGATCAATGCCGGAAAATCGAAAATTCCGTTGACGGCAAAAACTCCGATTTCTTTGGTGACGAGAGAGATCTTACAGTATGCAAAAAGTATTGATGAAGCAATTGCAATTGCCAAAAAAAGAAAAGTTTTTGTATCAGAATCTATTCTTGTGGGAAGTGCAAATGATAAAAAAGCGGTGATTATTGAAGTCTCACCTAAAAGCTTCGGTGTTTATGAAGTTGAAAATTCCAATAAACTTTTTTGTACCAATCATTTTCAGTCAGAAGCTTTTAAAGATGATAAAAGAAATCAAAAACATATAAAAGAAAGTCATTCTGAATATCGTTACGAAAAGCTTCAGGAACTTTTACAGGAAAATAAAAAACTAAATCCTGAAAAAATGGCTTTCATTTTAAGAGATAAATCAGGGTTGAAAGATAAAAGTATTGGCTATGGAAATGAGAAAGCAATCAATCAATTGTTGGCTCATCATGCAGTTATATTTTCACCTGAGAAAAGATTAGTTTGGGTCTCATCAAGTCCTTATCAATTTGGAGAATTCGTGTGTTATGATCTGAACGAAATTTTTTCTGATGAAAGATTAAAAAACGGGGAATTTGCAAAGTCAGAATTGAATATTGCCAAAGATCCCTTTGCCGATTCTCAGGAATTTGAAAATTATGAAGTTTTTAAAATAATTGACTCGGAAATAAGTGATGCAATTAAAAACGATAATATACTTTTAACGGAAGATGCAATTCCGGAATATCAATCTCTTAATCCTGATTTTTGGTGGACATATTATCAAGCTGGAAGATATTATTTTAAGTTTAAAGAATATTCGAAAGCTAAAATTGAGTTTGAAAAAGCCCTAACTAAGGAAATTACAACAGTTCCTGACAGAGAAAATGTTGAGAAATATTTAAAGAAAACTAATAAAAAATTGAAGTAA
- a CDS encoding beta-ketoacyl-[acyl-carrier-protein] synthase family protein, which translates to MENRVVITGMGIYSCIGTSLEEVKESLYQGKSGIVLVEERKDFGFRSGLSGVVPKPDLKNLLNRRQRLSMGEESEYAYLATLDALKNANINQDFLDSNEVGILYGNDSVSKAVVESIDIAREKKDTTLMGSGAIFKSMNSTVTMNLSTIFKLRGINLTVSAACASGSHSLGLAYMMIKNGFQDIIVCGGAQETNKYAMASFDGLGVFSTRENEPTKASRPFDSERDGLIPSGGAASLIVESLESAQKRGSTILGEIVGYGFSSNGGHISTPNVDGPALAMNRALKQSCLRSEDIDYINAHATSTPIGDANEAKAIHEIFGSEVPVSSTKSMTGHECWMAGASEVIYSILMMQNNFIAPNINLENPDDDAKKINLIAETKNEKIDVFLSNSFGFGGTNSALIVKKFE; encoded by the coding sequence ATGGAAAATAGGGTAGTCATTACCGGAATGGGAATTTATTCTTGCATCGGAACTTCTTTGGAAGAAGTGAAAGAATCCCTGTATCAAGGTAAATCAGGAATTGTTTTAGTTGAAGAGAGAAAAGATTTTGGTTTTAGATCAGGTCTTAGCGGTGTTGTTCCGAAACCGGATCTCAAAAATCTTCTCAACAGAAGACAGCGTTTGAGTATGGGTGAAGAAAGTGAATACGCTTACCTGGCTACGCTTGATGCACTTAAAAATGCCAATATAAATCAAGATTTTCTAGACTCCAACGAGGTCGGAATTTTGTATGGAAACGACAGCGTTTCTAAAGCGGTTGTAGAGTCAATCGACATCGCAAGAGAGAAAAAAGATACAACCTTGATGGGTTCCGGAGCGATTTTCAAATCGATGAACTCAACGGTGACAATGAATCTTTCTACGATTTTTAAATTAAGAGGAATCAATTTAACTGTCAGTGCAGCCTGTGCAAGCGGATCGCATTCTTTGGGACTCGCATATATGATGATTAAAAACGGTTTTCAGGATATCATCGTTTGTGGTGGAGCTCAGGAAACGAATAAATATGCAATGGCAAGTTTTGACGGATTAGGAGTTTTTTCAACAAGAGAAAACGAACCGACCAAAGCATCAAGACCTTTTGATTCTGAGAGAGACGGTTTGATTCCGAGTGGTGGAGCGGCATCTTTAATTGTTGAAAGTCTGGAATCTGCACAGAAAAGAGGCTCAACCATTTTAGGTGAAATTGTTGGTTACGGATTTTCGTCAAACGGCGGACATATTTCTACACCCAATGTTGACGGGCCTGCTTTAGCGATGAACCGAGCTTTGAAACAGTCGTGTTTAAGATCAGAAGATATAGATTATATTAATGCTCATGCGACTTCCACGCCGATTGGTGATGCGAATGAAGCAAAAGCAATTCACGAAATTTTCGGAAGTGAAGTTCCTGTAAGTTCTACAAAATCAATGACCGGTCACGAATGCTGGATGGCGGGTGCAAGTGAGGTCATCTATTCAATTTTGATGATGCAGAATAATTTTATTGCGCCAAATATCAACTTAGAAAATCCTGACGATGACGCAAAAAAGATAAATCTTATCGCTGAGACAAAAAATGAAAAAATTGACGTATTTTTGTCAAATTCTTTCGGATTCGGAGGAACAAATTCTGCATTAATTGTTAAAAAATTTGAGTAA
- a CDS encoding phenylacetate--CoA ligase family protein, producing the protein MELFPLIEKSSIQDIKKFQEEKLQELLKYLEVHSTFYQKLFKENKIQISDLQTLEDLQNIPTTSKNDIQQNNEEFFCVPQNQIVDYSTTSGTLGDPVTFGLSENDMERIAYNEAISLSCAGIQKGDVIQMITTIDKRFIAGLAYLLGLRKMGASVIRMGPGIPELQWDSIFRYKPKYLITVPSFLLKMIDYAEKHGIDYKNSSVYGAVCIGESIKNQDFSDNILSQKIKEKWDIKLFSTYASTEMSTAFTECEFQIGGHQHPELIITEILDENENPVNEGESGELTITTLGVEALPLLRFKTGDLVKAHYEPCQCGRNTMRLGPVVGRKQQMIKYKGTTLYPPAMNDILNDFDGILCYQIVIQSNEIGLDEIIIKLSTERENESFEGEVRDHFRAKLRVSPKIEIVDFDILSKTVFNPNSRKPINFVDLR; encoded by the coding sequence TTGGAACTCTTCCCACTCATCGAGAAATCAAGCATTCAGGACATCAAAAAGTTTCAGGAAGAAAAACTTCAGGAGCTTTTGAAATATCTTGAAGTGCATTCAACGTTTTATCAAAAATTATTCAAAGAAAATAAAATTCAGATTTCTGATCTTCAGACGTTGGAAGATTTGCAGAATATCCCGACGACATCGAAGAATGATATTCAGCAGAATAATGAAGAATTTTTCTGTGTTCCCCAAAATCAAATTGTAGATTACAGTACAACTTCGGGAACTTTGGGCGATCCCGTAACTTTTGGACTTTCTGAAAATGATATGGAAAGAATTGCTTACAATGAAGCGATATCTCTTTCTTGTGCGGGAATCCAAAAAGGTGACGTTATACAGATGATAACAACGATTGACAAAAGATTTATCGCGGGACTTGCCTATCTTCTGGGTTTACGAAAAATGGGAGCAAGTGTCATTAGAATGGGACCGGGAATTCCCGAACTTCAATGGGATTCTATTTTTAGATACAAACCGAAGTATTTGATTACCGTTCCTTCTTTTCTCCTAAAAATGATTGATTATGCGGAGAAACACGGAATAGATTACAAAAATTCCAGCGTTTACGGAGCGGTTTGCATAGGCGAAAGTATCAAGAATCAGGATTTTTCAGATAATATTTTGTCACAAAAAATCAAAGAAAAGTGGGACATCAAATTATTTTCAACGTATGCTTCTACAGAAATGAGCACCGCGTTTACAGAATGCGAATTTCAGATTGGAGGACACCAGCATCCCGAATTGATTATTACAGAAATTCTTGATGAAAATGAAAATCCTGTTAATGAAGGTGAAAGCGGCGAACTTACGATCACCACTTTAGGTGTTGAAGCGCTTCCTTTATTAAGATTTAAAACAGGAGATTTAGTTAAAGCCCATTACGAGCCTTGTCAGTGTGGAAGAAATACGATGCGACTGGGTCCGGTTGTCGGAAGAAAACAGCAGATGATCAAATATAAAGGAACAACATTATATCCACCTGCGATGAATGATATTCTGAATGATTTTGACGGGATTTTATGTTACCAGATTGTGATTCAATCAAATGAAATTGGTTTAGACGAAATTATTATCAAACTAAGCACTGAAAGAGAAAATGAAAGTTTTGAAGGCGAAGTTCGTGATCATTTCAGGGCGAAATTAAGAGTCAGTCCTAAAATTGAAATCGTCGATTTTGATATTTTATCTAAAACAGTTTTTAATCCCAACAGCAGAAAGCCAATTAACTTTGTAGATTTAAGATAA
- a CDS encoding LpxL/LpxP family acyltransferase, with protein sequence MNKWKGKSKGTILGYRIFVWCIRNIGIRSSYFVLYFVAAYYFLFEKKSNQYISYYFKKRLNYNFRTTIISRYKSYFTFGTVLIDKTAISAGLRDKFTYEFDGVENLKNLLAEKKGGVLISAHIGNFEIAEHFFADIDFDCQINLVTTDQEVTVIKEYLDSVTVKKSNIKFIYVKDDMSHIFDINDALSKNELICFTGDRYFEGSKFLEADLLDKSAKFPAGPFLIASRLGVPVVYVYVMKEKNLHYHLYARVAQQVKKRDAQGLLNSYTQNLESMIKKYPLQWFNYFDFWDDVD encoded by the coding sequence ATGAACAAGTGGAAAGGCAAGTCTAAAGGCACAATCTTAGGTTACAGAATCTTCGTCTGGTGCATTAGAAATATCGGAATCCGGAGTTCTTATTTTGTTCTTTATTTTGTTGCTGCTTACTATTTTTTATTCGAAAAAAAGAGCAACCAATACATTTCATATTATTTCAAAAAGCGACTCAACTATAATTTCCGGACAACTATAATTTCCAGATACAAAAGTTACTTCACGTTCGGAACGGTTTTGATTGATAAAACTGCGATCTCTGCAGGATTGAGAGACAAATTCACGTACGAATTCGACGGAGTTGAAAATCTTAAAAACCTTTTAGCTGAAAAAAAAGGTGGAGTTCTCATCAGCGCACATATCGGAAATTTCGAAATTGCAGAACACTTTTTCGCAGATATTGATTTTGACTGTCAGATTAATTTAGTCACAACAGATCAGGAAGTCACGGTTATTAAAGAATATCTAGACAGTGTTACGGTTAAGAAAAGTAATATCAAATTCATTTATGTGAAAGACGATATGTCGCATATCTTCGACATCAATGACGCTTTGTCAAAAAATGAATTGATTTGTTTCACGGGTGACCGTTATTTTGAAGGTTCAAAATTCCTTGAGGCAGATTTACTCGATAAAAGTGCAAAATTTCCTGCCGGTCCTTTTCTGATTGCCTCCCGATTGGGCGTTCCGGTTGTTTACGTGTATGTAATGAAAGAGAAAAATCTTCATTATCATTTGTATGCAAGAGTTGCTCAACAGGTGAAAAAACGTGATGCGCAAGGACTTTTAAACTCATACACTCAAAATCTAGAATCAATGATCAAAAAGTATCCTCTTCAGTGGTTCAATTATTTTGATTTTTGGGATGATGTAGATTAA
- a CDS encoding NAD(P)/FAD-dependent oxidoreductase — protein MTKEFVDVLVIGAGPSGCVSSAYLKKNNINVKVVEKTKFPRLVVGESLIPRVMDHFDEAGLFPALDKMGFEKKLGARFLRGDEVCLFDFSNKFGEGWDWTWQVPRADFDQALANEVINKGVDLEFETEVTGIEFNGTDSVTTVKNKNGETKEIHAKFVIDSSGYGRVLPRLLDLEKPSKLSPHSAIFAHVEDINREEGVEGTLISFDIIETEVWLWVIPFSNGNTSVGIVGSTEYIDQLSENGDTAEALRKAISLSDYYVKRFGDVEFLFEPKNLKDYSCSVKKLFGDGFALTGNASEFLDPVFSSGMAFATEGGMTAAKLAIRQLNGEKVDWQTEFADYILYGVNVFTTYVKEWYTGNLQELFFHQPENPDVKRKICAVLAGYVWDKKNTFVRIHDTAIKNLAQFIKTEKIQS, from the coding sequence ATGACCAAAGAATTTGTTGATGTTCTCGTAATCGGAGCTGGACCTTCCGGATGCGTTTCTTCTGCCTACTTAAAGAAGAATAACATCAACGTAAAAGTTGTTGAAAAAACAAAATTCCCGAGACTCGTCGTTGGTGAAAGCCTGATTCCGAGAGTGATGGATCATTTTGATGAAGCCGGACTTTTTCCTGCCTTGGATAAAATGGGATTCGAAAAAAAACTCGGTGCGCGTTTTTTGAGAGGTGATGAAGTTTGTCTTTTTGATTTTAGTAATAAATTCGGGGAAGGATGGGACTGGACTTGGCAGGTTCCGAGAGCAGATTTTGATCAGGCTTTAGCTAATGAGGTCATTAATAAAGGTGTAGATCTTGAATTTGAAACCGAAGTAACCGGAATTGAATTTAACGGAACTGACTCTGTCACCACCGTAAAAAACAAAAATGGAGAGACAAAAGAAATCCACGCCAAATTCGTGATTGATTCTAGTGGATATGGAAGAGTTTTGCCAAGACTTTTAGATTTAGAAAAACCTTCAAAACTTTCTCCACATTCTGCAATTTTCGCTCATGTTGAAGATATCAACAGAGAAGAAGGCGTAGAGGGAACTTTGATCTCTTTTGATATTATTGAAACTGAAGTCTGGCTTTGGGTAATTCCGTTTTCGAATGGAAATACAAGTGTAGGAATCGTTGGTTCAACTGAATATATTGATCAATTATCCGAAAATGGAGATACTGCAGAAGCTTTAAGAAAAGCAATTTCACTTTCAGATTATTATGTAAAACGTTTCGGAGATGTGGAATTTCTCTTTGAACCAAAAAATTTGAAAGACTATTCCTGTTCTGTGAAAAAATTATTCGGTGACGGATTTGCATTAACGGGAAATGCGTCAGAATTCCTTGATCCCGTTTTCTCTTCAGGAATGGCGTTTGCAACTGAAGGCGGAATGACGGCAGCAAAACTGGCAATTCGACAATTAAACGGTGAGAAAGTTGACTGGCAGACAGAATTTGCAGATTATATTTTATACGGAGTCAATGTTTTTACAACGTATGTAAAAGAATGGTACACCGGAAATCTTCAGGAATTATTTTTCCACCAACCGGAAAATCCTGATGTCAAAAGAAAAATTTGTGCAGTTTTGGCAGGTTATGTATGGGATAAGAAAAATACGTTTGTCAGAATACACGATACTGCGATAAAAAATCTTGCACAGTTTATAAAAACAGAAAAAATACAATCATAA